The following coding sequences are from one Thiohalomonas denitrificans window:
- a CDS encoding class I SAM-dependent DNA methyltransferase has product MTTRLEDNPRSPAVDELVGDFITRWRDTGGSERANYQLFLTELCQLLGLPQPDPASGDTEENAYVFERRVDIANPDGSVNRGFIDLYRRGCFVLEAKQTGKTLDTRGWDKAMLAAHTQADQYVRALPSAEGRPPFIVVTDVGRSLELYSEFTRSGGTYVPFPDPTHHRIRLDDLRKPAIRERLRQVWLEPDELDPGRHAARVTRTISDQLARLARSLEVEGYEVERVAHFLKRCLFTMFSEDVELLPKGGFTTLLERLKAHPEHFGPAMRSLWETMNTGGYEGQLMETLQRFNGGLFRDIDPIPLNRDQIQLLIEAARADWRFVEPAIFGTLLERALDPRERHKLGAHYTPRAYVERLVMPTLIEPLRREWNTVQVAAEAWLQQDKPDKALNELREFHYRLCQTRVLDPACGSGNFLYVALEHLKRLEGEVLNLIRDLSAGQQAFDAGGLTVDPHQFLGLELNPRAAAIAEMVLWIGYLQWDYRLYGRLNLPEPILRDFKNIENRDALIDYDNREPMLDDNGEPVTIWDGISYRESPVTGELIPDEQQRIPVYRYSNPRKAEWPEADYIVGNPPFIGDKAMRRALGDGYVDALREVFKGTIAESADFVTYWWHIAAEKVRNREAKRFGFITTNSLRQTFNRRVLESHLSDKAKPLSLVFAIPDHPWVDSTDGAAVRIAMTVGAAGNESGILRHLVREEDGGEESRIVRLNRRSGKIFSDLTVGANVAGAGPLESNNGITTVGVQLSGMGFVVSPDEAKKLGLGTTPGVEAVIRDYRNGRDLSQSPRGVKVIDLFGLDVQQVREKYPAVYQWVLERVKPERDQNKRETYRKNWWIFAEPRKEWRNMSEGLTRYIATVRTAKHRIFPFLETAILPDAKIVGVASDDAVVLGTLSSRPHLAWALAAGANLGAGNDPTYNHSRCFETFPFPELTEAQAARVRNLAEQLDAHRKRQQAEHPKLTLTGMYNVLEKLRAGETLTAKEKTIHQQGLVTLLRELHDELDRAVFEAYGWDDLADVLVGRPGATTPLPDKPAEQAGAEEELLTRLVALNSERAAEEARGHIRWLRPDYQAPEAQGEQTTAELKSETAKAAEPAPAAQGKKPWPKTIPEQVETVRALLAVGPQSAEALAAQFKRKPLKGITQVLAALEVLGQARRKGDDWQSTGSF; this is encoded by the coding sequence ATGACTACCCGCCTCGAAGATAACCCGCGCTCCCCTGCAGTCGACGAACTGGTCGGGGACTTCATCACCCGTTGGCGGGATACCGGCGGCTCGGAGCGGGCCAACTATCAGCTGTTTCTGACCGAACTGTGCCAACTCCTCGGGCTGCCCCAGCCCGACCCGGCCAGCGGTGATACCGAAGAGAACGCCTACGTCTTCGAGCGCCGGGTCGATATCGCCAATCCCGACGGCAGCGTCAATCGCGGCTTCATCGACCTCTACCGGCGCGGCTGCTTCGTCCTGGAGGCCAAGCAGACCGGCAAGACTCTCGACACCCGGGGCTGGGACAAGGCGATGCTCGCCGCCCACACTCAGGCGGATCAGTACGTGCGCGCCCTGCCATCCGCCGAAGGGCGCCCGCCGTTCATCGTGGTCACCGACGTGGGCCGCTCCCTGGAGCTCTACTCCGAGTTCACCCGCTCCGGCGGCACCTATGTCCCGTTCCCCGACCCCACCCACCACCGCATCCGGCTCGACGACCTGCGCAAGCCCGCCATCCGGGAGCGGCTCAGGCAGGTGTGGCTGGAACCCGACGAGCTCGACCCCGGCCGGCACGCCGCCCGGGTCACCCGCACCATCAGCGACCAACTGGCCAGGCTCGCCCGCTCGCTGGAGGTGGAGGGCTACGAGGTCGAGCGGGTCGCCCACTTCCTCAAGCGCTGCCTGTTCACCATGTTCAGCGAGGATGTGGAGCTGCTCCCCAAGGGCGGCTTCACCACACTGCTGGAGCGCCTGAAGGCGCACCCGGAGCACTTCGGCCCCGCCATGCGCTCCCTGTGGGAGACCATGAACACCGGTGGCTATGAAGGCCAGCTCATGGAGACCCTCCAGCGCTTCAACGGCGGCCTGTTCCGCGACATCGACCCCATCCCGCTCAACCGGGATCAGATCCAGCTGCTCATCGAAGCGGCCCGGGCCGACTGGCGCTTCGTCGAACCGGCCATCTTCGGCACCCTGCTGGAGCGCGCCCTCGACCCCCGCGAACGCCACAAGCTCGGCGCCCACTACACCCCCCGCGCCTATGTCGAGCGGCTGGTGATGCCCACCCTCATCGAGCCGCTGCGAAGGGAGTGGAACACGGTGCAGGTGGCCGCCGAGGCGTGGCTTCAGCAGGACAAGCCCGACAAGGCCCTCAACGAGCTGCGCGAATTCCATTACCGCCTCTGCCAGACCCGCGTGCTCGACCCCGCCTGCGGCAGCGGCAACTTCCTCTACGTCGCCCTCGAACACCTCAAGCGGCTGGAGGGTGAAGTGCTCAACCTCATCCGCGACCTCTCCGCCGGCCAGCAGGCCTTCGACGCCGGAGGCCTCACCGTCGACCCGCACCAGTTCCTCGGCCTGGAGCTGAACCCGCGCGCCGCCGCCATCGCCGAGATGGTGCTCTGGATCGGCTATTTACAGTGGGACTATCGCCTCTACGGCCGCCTCAACCTGCCCGAACCTATCCTGCGCGACTTCAAGAACATCGAAAACCGCGACGCCCTCATCGACTACGACAACCGCGAACCGATGCTCGATGACAACGGCGAGCCGGTCACCATCTGGGACGGCATCAGCTACAGGGAAAGCCCGGTCACCGGCGAACTGATCCCGGACGAGCAACAGCGCATCCCCGTCTACCGCTACAGCAACCCGCGAAAGGCCGAATGGCCTGAGGCGGATTACATCGTGGGGAATCCGCCGTTTATTGGTGATAAGGCAATGCGTCGTGCCTTGGGAGATGGTTACGTCGATGCTCTTCGGGAGGTTTTCAAAGGAACCATCGCTGAATCGGCGGACTTCGTGACTTATTGGTGGCACATCGCAGCCGAAAAGGTGCGCAATCGTGAAGCGAAGCGATTTGGGTTCATTACTACGAACAGTCTGCGCCAGACCTTTAATCGACGCGTACTTGAGTCACATCTTAGCGACAAAGCCAAACCCCTCTCCCTAGTTTTTGCGATCCCCGACCACCCGTGGGTGGATAGCACCGACGGGGCAGCGGTGCGAATCGCCATGACGGTGGGCGCCGCTGGTAACGAGTCTGGAATACTGCGTCACTTAGTCCGTGAGGAGGACGGGGGTGAGGAATCAAGGATAGTCCGGCTAAATAGGCGCTCTGGAAAAATATTCTCGGATTTGACAGTCGGAGCAAACGTCGCAGGCGCCGGCCCGCTGGAGTCCAATAACGGAATAACAACAGTCGGTGTGCAGCTGAGCGGTATGGGATTCGTAGTGTCGCCCGACGAAGCCAAAAAACTGGGGCTCGGGACCACGCCGGGAGTTGAAGCCGTTATACGTGACTATCGTAACGGTCGTGACCTGTCGCAATCTCCGCGAGGAGTAAAGGTCATTGATCTTTTCGGTCTTGATGTCCAACAGGTCCGGGAAAAATACCCTGCCGTCTATCAATGGGTTCTTGAGCGGGTTAAGCCTGAGCGGGACCAGAATAAACGCGAAACGTATCGGAAGAATTGGTGGATCTTCGCCGAGCCACGTAAAGAATGGCGAAATATGTCCGAAGGGCTAACTAGGTACATTGCGACGGTACGAACAGCGAAACATCGAATTTTCCCATTCCTTGAGACGGCTATACTGCCCGATGCAAAGATCGTGGGCGTAGCGAGCGACGATGCTGTAGTGCTAGGGACACTCTCAAGCAGACCACACTTGGCTTGGGCTCTGGCTGCTGGAGCTAACTTGGGTGCGGGAAATGACCCTACCTATAATCATTCGCGCTGCTTCGAAACCTTCCCCTTCCCGGAACTGACCGAAGCCCAGGCCGCCCGCGTCCGTAACCTGGCCGAACAACTCGATGCCCACCGCAAACGCCAACAAGCCGAGCACCCGAAGCTGACCCTCACCGGCATGTACAACGTGCTGGAGAAACTCCGGGCCGGCGAGACACTGACCGCGAAGGAGAAAACGATCCACCAACAGGGCCTCGTCACCCTCCTGCGCGAACTGCACGACGAACTCGACCGCGCCGTCTTCGAGGCCTACGGCTGGGACGATCTGGCCGACGTCCTGGTGGGCCGCCCCGGCGCCACCACGCCTTTGCCGGACAAACCCGCCGAACAGGCCGGGGCCGAAGAGGAACTGCTCACCCGTCTGGTCGCCCTCAACAGCGAACGCGCCGCCGAAGAGGCCCGGGGCCACATCCGCTGGCTGCGCCCCGACTACCAGGCCCCCGAAGCCCAGGGCGAACAGACAACCGCGGAACTCAAAAGCGAAACCGCAAAGGCCGCCGAACCCGCGCCTGCCGCCCAAGGCAAAAAGCCCTGGCCCAAAACCATTCCCGAGCAGGTCGAAACCGTCCGTGCCCTCCTCGCCGTCGGCCCGCAAAGCGCCGAAGCCCTCGCCGCCCAATTCAAACGCAAGCCGCTAAAGGGTATCACCCAGGTCCTCGCCGCCCTCGAAGTGCTCGGCCAGGCGCGACGAAAAGGTGACGACTGGCAGTCGACGGGAAGCTTTTAG